One Pan paniscus chromosome 16, NHGRI_mPanPan1-v2.0_pri, whole genome shotgun sequence DNA segment encodes these proteins:
- the ZNF770 gene encoding zinc finger protein 770, whose translation MMAENNLKMLKIQQCVVANKLPRNRPYVCNICFKHFETPSKLARHYLIHTGQKPFECDVCHKTFRQLVHLERHQLTHSLPFKCSICQRHFKNLKTFVKHQQLHNETYQNNVKQVRRLLEAKQEKSMYGVYNTFTTEERWALHPCSKSDPMYSMKRRKNIHACTICGKMFPSQSKLDRHVLIHTGQRPFKCVLCTKSFRQSTHLKIHQLTHSEERPFQCCFCQKGFKIQSKLLKHKQIHTRNKAFRALLLKKRRTESRPLPNKLNANQGGFENGEIGESEENNPLDVHSIYIVPFQCPKCEKCFESEQILNEHSCFAARGGKIPSRFKRSYNYKTIVKKILAKLKRARSKKLDNFQSEKKVFKKSFLRNCDLISGEQSSEQTQRTFVGSLGKHGTYKTIGNRKKKTLTLPFSWQNMGKNLKGILTTENILSIDNSVNKKDLSICGSSGEEFFNNCEVLQCGFSVPRENIRTRHKICPCDKCEKVFPSISKLKRHYLIHTGQRPFGCNICGKSFRQSAHLKRHEQTHNEKSPYASLCQVEFGNFNNLSNHSGNNVNYNASQQCQAPGVQKYEVSESDQMSGVKAESQDFIPGSTGQPCLPNVLLESEQSNPFCSYSEHQEKNDVFLYRCSVCAKSFRSPSKLERHYLIHAGQKPFECSVCGKTFRQAPHWKRHQLTHFKERPQGKVVALDSVM comes from the coding sequence ATGATggctgaaaacaatttaaaaatgctaaagATTCAACAGTGTGTGGTAGCCAACAAACTACCTAGAAACAGGCCATATgtttgcaatatttgctttaagcACTTTGAAACACCatcaaaattagctaggcactaTCTCATTCATACTGGTCAAAAGCCATTTGAATGTGATGTGTGTCATAAAACCTTTAGACAACTAGTTCATCTGGAGAGGCATCAACTAACTCATAGTCTGCCTTTTAAATGTAGTATTTGTCAGCGTCACTTTAAAAATCTGAAGACATTTGTGAAGCACCAACAACTTCACAATGAAACCTATCAGAATAATGTTAAACAGGTCAGAAGATTGCTGGAGGCCAAGCAAGAAAAGTCAATGTATGGAGTGTATAATACTTTTACCACAGAGGAAAGATGGGCATTACACCCGTGCTCTAAGTCTGATCCCATGTATAgcatgaaaagaagaaagaatattcaTGCATGTACAATCTGTGGCAAGATGTTTCCATCACAGTCAAAACTTGATAGGCATGTACTTATTCATACTGGTCAGAGGCCTTTTAAATGTGTCTTGTGTACTAAATCTTTTCGACAGTCAACTCATTTAAAAATCCACCAACTTACACATTCAGAAGAAAGACCTTTTCAATGTTGTTTTTGTCAAAAAGGATTTAAGATTCAAAGCAAACTTCTGAAGCATAAACAAATCCATACTAGGAATAAGGCTTTTCGGGCTCTTTTATTAAAGAAGAGGCGTACAGAATCTCGCCCCCTGCCTAATAAGTTAAATGCAAATCAGGGTGGTTTTGAAAATGGTGAGATTGGTGAATCTGAGGAGAATAATCCACTCGATGTCCACTCAATTTATATTGTCCCTTTTCAATGTCCAAAGTGTGAAAAGTGTTTTGAATCAGAGCAGATTCTCAATGAACACAGCTGTTTTGCTGCTAGAGGTGGCAAAATTCCAAGCAGGTTCAAAAGAAGCTACAACTATAAAACCATTGTTAAAAAAATCTTGGCCAAGCTTAAGCGTGCTAGGAGTAAAAAATTAGATAACTTTCAATCtgagaaaaaagtatttaaaaagagTTTCTTGAGAAATTGTGATCTTATTTCTGGTGAGCAGAGCTCTGAACAAACCCAGAGAACATTTGTGGGTTCTCTTGGCAAACATGGAACATATAAAACAATTGgcaatagaaagaagaaaacattgacTTTGCCATTTTCTTGGCAAAATATGGGAAAAAATTTGAAAGGCATCCTTACGACAGAAAACATATTAAGCATTGATAATTCAGTGAATAAGAAAGACTTGTCAATCTGTGGTTCATCAGGTGAGGAATTCTTTAATAACTGTGAGGTACTTCAGTGTGGTTTTTCAGTTCCAAGGGAAAACATACGTACTAGACATAAGATATGTCCTTGTGATAAATGTGAGAAGGTATTTCCTTCTATATCCAAACTAAAAAGACACTATTTAATTCATACTGGACAGAGGCCCTTTGGCTGTAATATTTGTGGGAAATCTTTTAGACAGTCAGCTCACttaaaaagacatgaacagactcATAATGAAAAGAGTCCTTATGCATCTCTTTGCCAAGTAGAATTTGGAAACTTCAACAATCTTTCTAATCATTCAGGTAATAATGTTAACTATAATGCTTCCCAACAATGTCAGGCTCCTGGTGTTCAAAAATACGAGGTCTCAGAGTCAGATCAAATGTCAGGAGTTAAGGCAGAGTCACAGGATTTTATTCCTGGTAGCACCGGGCAACCCTGTCTTCCTAATGTACTTTTGGAATCAGAGCAAAGCAATCCTTTTTGCAGTTATTCAGAGCATCAGGAGAAAAATGATGTCTTCCTGTACCGATGCAGTGTTTGTGCTAAAAGTTTCCGATCTCCATCTAAACTGGAAAGACACTACCTAATTCATGCAGGGCAGAAACCATTTGAATGCTCAGTTTGTGGCAAAACATTCAGACAGGCTCCTCACTGGAAGAGACATCAACTTACTCACTTTAAAGAACGACCACAAGGGAAAGTGGTTGCCTTAGATTCGGTTATGTAA